A genomic stretch from Croceibacterium aestuarii includes:
- the fusA gene encoding elongation factor G, whose translation MAREYPLERYRNIGIMAHIDAGKTTTTERILYYTGKSYKIGEVHDGAATMDWMEQEQERGITITSAATTTFWAAEDGTGPKHRINIIDTPGHVDFTIEVERSLRVLDGAVAVFDGVAGVEPQSETVWRQADKYKVPRMCFVNKLDRTGADFYYCVQSIIDRLGAKPLVLYLPIGAESDLKGVVDLVNNRGIVWKDESLGAEFEYTDIPADLADKAEEYRTNLIETVVEQDDEVMESYLEGEIPDAATLKRLIRKGTLAQAFVPVLCGSAFKNKGVQPLLDAVVDYMPSPLDVPPIKGVKPDSDIEETRPSSDDAPFSALAFKIMNDPFVGSLTFTRIYSGRLAKGSYLNSVKDRDEKVGRMLLMHANSREDIDEAFAGDIVALAGLKETTTGDTLCAKNAPIILERMEFPDPVIELSVEPKTKADQEKMGIALSRLAAEDPSFRVSTDHESGQTIIKGMGELHLDILVDRMKREFKVEANVGAPQVAYRESLAREVELTYTHKKQSGGSGQFGEAKVRLIPGERGQGVVFEDQIKGGNIPREYIPSVEKGMREQAESGFLIGFPIIDFTIQLIDGKYHDVDSSTVAFEITGRGAMREGAAKAGIKLLEPIMKVEVVTPEEFMGDVIGDLNSRRGQIQGTDSRGNAQVVEAFVPLANMFGYVNELRSFSQGRAQYTMQFSHYDEVPANVAQEVKEKLA comes from the coding sequence ATGGCCCGCGAATATCCGCTGGAGCGCTATCGCAATATCGGCATCATGGCGCACATCGATGCCGGCAAGACCACCACCACCGAGCGTATTCTCTACTACACCGGCAAGTCCTACAAGATCGGCGAAGTCCATGACGGCGCCGCGACCATGGACTGGATGGAGCAGGAGCAGGAGCGCGGGATCACCATCACGTCTGCCGCCACGACCACCTTCTGGGCGGCCGAGGACGGCACCGGTCCCAAGCACCGCATCAACATCATCGACACCCCCGGTCACGTCGATTTCACCATCGAAGTCGAACGCTCGCTGCGCGTGCTCGACGGCGCGGTCGCGGTGTTCGACGGCGTCGCCGGCGTGGAACCGCAGTCCGAGACCGTCTGGCGCCAGGCCGACAAGTACAAAGTACCCAGAATGTGCTTTGTAAATAAGTTGGACCGCACCGGCGCCGACTTCTACTACTGCGTCCAGTCGATCATCGACCGCCTCGGCGCCAAGCCGCTGGTTCTCTACCTGCCGATCGGCGCGGAGAGCGACCTCAAGGGCGTCGTCGACCTGGTCAACAACCGCGGCATCGTCTGGAAGGACGAGAGCCTCGGCGCTGAGTTCGAGTACACCGACATTCCCGCCGATCTCGCCGACAAGGCCGAGGAATACCGCACGAACCTGATCGAGACCGTCGTCGAGCAGGACGACGAGGTCATGGAATCCTACCTCGAGGGCGAGATTCCCGACGCCGCGACGCTCAAGCGCCTGATCCGCAAGGGCACGCTGGCGCAGGCCTTCGTTCCGGTGCTGTGCGGTTCTGCCTTTAAGAACAAGGGCGTCCAGCCCCTCCTCGACGCCGTGGTGGACTACATGCCGAGCCCGCTCGACGTGCCGCCGATCAAGGGCGTGAAGCCGGACTCGGACATCGAGGAGACGCGTCCCTCGAGCGACGATGCGCCGTTCTCCGCGCTGGCGTTCAAGATCATGAACGACCCGTTCGTCGGCTCGCTGACCTTCACCCGCATCTATTCGGGTCGGCTGGCGAAGGGCTCCTATCTTAACTCGGTCAAGGACCGCGACGAGAAGGTCGGCCGCATGCTGCTGATGCATGCCAATAGCCGCGAGGACATCGACGAGGCCTTCGCCGGCGATATCGTTGCGCTGGCCGGCCTCAAGGAGACGACCACCGGCGACACGCTCTGCGCCAAGAATGCGCCGATCATCCTGGAGCGGATGGAGTTCCCCGATCCGGTTATCGAACTGTCGGTCGAGCCCAAGACCAAGGCCGACCAGGAGAAGATGGGCATCGCTCTCAGCCGCCTCGCGGCCGAGGATCCCTCGTTCCGCGTCTCGACCGACCATGAATCCGGCCAGACGATCATCAAGGGCATGGGCGAACTACACCTCGACATCCTCGTCGATCGCATGAAGCGCGAGTTCAAGGTCGAGGCCAACGTTGGCGCGCCGCAGGTGGCCTACCGCGAGTCGCTGGCTCGTGAGGTCGAGCTGACCTACACCCACAAGAAGCAATCGGGTGGCTCGGGCCAGTTCGGTGAAGCTAAGGTCCGTCTGATTCCGGGCGAACGCGGCCAAGGCGTGGTGTTCGAAGACCAGATCAAGGGCGGCAATATTCCGCGCGAATATATTCCGTCGGTCGAGAAGGGCATGCGCGAACAGGCCGAGAGCGGCTTCCTCATCGGCTTCCCGATCATCGATTTCACGATCCAGCTGATCGACGGCAAGTATCACGACGTCGACTCAAGCACGGTGGCGTTCGAAATCACCGGACGCGGTGCGATGCGCGAAGGTGCGGCCAAGGCCGGCATCAAGCTGCTCGAGCCGATCATGAAGGTCGAGGTGGTGACGCCGGAAGAGTTCATGGGCGACGTCATCGGCGACCTGAACTCGCGTCGCGGCCAGATTCAGGGCACCGACAGCCGGGGCAACGCCCAGGTGGTCGAGGCCTTCGTGCCGCTGGCCAACATGTTCGGCTACGTCAACGAACTGCGCTCGTTTTCACAGGGCCGGGCCCAGTACACGATGCAGTTCAGCCACTACGACGAAGTCCCGGCAAACGTCGCCCAGGAGGTCAAGGAGAAGCTTGCTTAA
- a CDS encoding SDR family NAD(P)-dependent oxidoreductase, producing MAELEPTILIAGASRGLGLAMAEEFAGRGWHIIGTVRADRTGLHELSERLPGKVRVEQLDVTLPASIAGLREALSGQRVDAIFVNAGTTTSDPFGSLDQVTDADFLRVMETNALAPMRVVAALEDLLPPNGMVGAMSSGLGSIADNTMGKADAYRASKAALNMLMKTYAVRRENAARPVILMAPGWIKTELGGEGATFTLEETVPAIVDTIIAKRERPGLEYLDRFGQAVAW from the coding sequence ATGGCAGAACTTGAACCCACCATTCTGATCGCTGGAGCATCGCGCGGGCTGGGCCTGGCAATGGCCGAAGAGTTCGCCGGACGGGGCTGGCATATCATCGGTACCGTGCGTGCCGATCGCACCGGGCTGCACGAGTTGAGCGAGCGGCTACCCGGCAAGGTCAGGGTCGAACAGCTCGACGTCACCCTTCCGGCCAGCATCGCCGGGTTAAGGGAAGCTTTGTCCGGTCAGCGGGTCGACGCGATATTCGTCAACGCCGGGACCACGACCAGCGACCCGTTTGGTTCGCTTGATCAGGTGACCGACGCGGACTTCCTGCGGGTGATGGAAACCAACGCGCTGGCCCCCATGCGGGTGGTGGCTGCGCTGGAAGATCTTCTCCCGCCCAACGGTATGGTCGGCGCCATGTCATCGGGCCTGGGGAGCATTGCTGACAACACAATGGGCAAGGCCGATGCCTATCGTGCCAGCAAGGCAGCTCTCAACATGCTGATGAAGACCTACGCGGTGCGCCGGGAAAACGCAGCGCGGCCGGTCATCCTCATGGCGCCCGGATGGATCAAGACCGAGCTGGGCGGGGAGGGCGCGACTTTCACGCTCGAGGAAACGGTCCCGGCCATCGTCGACACGATCATCGCCAAGCGCGAACGGCCGGGTCTCGAATATCTCGACCGGTTCGGGCAGGCGGTCGCCTGGTAA
- the tuf gene encoding elongation factor Tu: MAKAKFERNKPHCNIGTIGHVDHGKTTLTAAITKVMAEEHGGAAVDFANIDKAPEERERGITISTAHVEYETAARHYAHVDCPGHADYVKNMITGAAQMDGAILVVNAADGPMPQTREHILLARQVGVPALVVYMNKVDQVDDEEILELVELEVRELLSSYDFDGDNIPIIKGSALAALEGRDDEIGKNSIIELMNAVDEFIPQPDRPVDKPFLMPIEDVFSISGRGTVVTGRVETGIVNVGDEVEIVGIKDTQKTTVTGVEMFRKLLDRGEAGDNIGALIRGIGRDDVERGQVLAKPGTVNPHTEFSAEVYVLSKDEGGRHTPFFANYRPQFYFRTTDVTGEVVLPEGVEMVMPGDNVTISVKLIAPIAMDEGLRFAIREGGRTVGSGVVSSITK; encoded by the coding sequence ATGGCTAAGGCAAAATTTGAGCGGAACAAGCCGCACTGCAACATCGGCACCATCGGTCACGTCGACCATGGCAAGACCACGCTGACGGCTGCCATCACCAAGGTTATGGCCGAAGAGCACGGCGGCGCTGCCGTCGACTTCGCCAACATCGACAAGGCTCCGGAAGAGCGTGAGCGCGGGATTACGATCTCGACCGCACACGTCGAGTACGAGACTGCTGCGCGTCACTATGCGCACGTCGACTGCCCGGGTCACGCCGACTACGTGAAGAACATGATCACCGGCGCCGCGCAGATGGACGGCGCGATCCTGGTCGTGAACGCTGCCGACGGCCCGATGCCGCAGACCCGCGAGCACATCCTGCTTGCGCGTCAGGTCGGCGTGCCGGCGCTCGTCGTGTACATGAACAAGGTCGATCAGGTCGACGACGAGGAAATCCTCGAGCTGGTCGAGCTGGAAGTGCGCGAGCTGCTCAGCTCGTACGACTTCGACGGCGACAACATTCCGATCATCAAGGGTTCGGCGCTGGCCGCCCTCGAGGGCCGTGACGACGAAATCGGCAAGAACTCGATCATCGAACTGATGAACGCGGTCGACGAATTCATCCCGCAGCCCGACCGTCCGGTCGACAAGCCGTTCCTGATGCCGATCGAAGACGTGTTCTCGATCTCGGGCCGCGGCACCGTCGTCACCGGCCGTGTCGAGACCGGCATCGTCAACGTCGGCGACGAAGTCGAAATCGTCGGCATCAAGGACACGCAGAAGACCACTGTCACCGGCGTCGAGATGTTCCGCAAGCTGCTCGATCGCGGCGAAGCGGGCGACAACATCGGCGCCCTGATCCGCGGCATCGGCCGTGACGATGTCGAGCGCGGCCAGGTTCTGGCCAAGCCGGGCACCGTGAACCCGCACACCGAGTTCAGCGCCGAGGTCTACGTGCTGTCGAAGGACGAAGGTGGCCGTCACACGCCGTTCTTCGCCAACTACCGCCCGCAGTTCTACTTCCGCACCACCGACGTGACCGGCGAAGTCGTCCTTCCCGAGGGCGTGGAAATGGTCATGCCCGGCGACAACGTGACGATTTCGGTCAAGCTCATCGCGCCGATCGCGATGGACGAGGGCCTGCGCTTCGCGATCCGCGAAGGCGGCCGCACCGTCGGTTCGGGAGTCGTGTCGAGCATCACGAAGTAA